A stretch of Mya arenaria isolate MELC-2E11 chromosome 14, ASM2691426v1 DNA encodes these proteins:
- the LOC128218272 gene encoding neuromedin-U receptor 1-like isoform X2 produces MEWNTSDDVSMATTTLSPEEIDAALSHYNEVQALRYFPVFAFLVIVMVVGTIGNGLVLFVYCKRFRKTSSNYFIVAMAVFDMLACLIGLPTEIYDLWFSYTFYSEAVCKIFRYTEAVVVYGSAIILVEIAFDRYFKICKPLMLIELYKIKSMCIGAGIAAVLIAIPALILYGISRTETPDGRIQGFDCSIAEAYRKQSFSQIYYLMLGAVFVITVTVLTILYVRIYIEIRKRKKLVIGDQVQRPSKEEIQLNGMNSNDQKTKKLRVVRYCSEYSDEDSDLAARTAFRPTLQTLAEAITKFRVTRTTIVLFAVTVAFIISYLPGIIIMICRSAIQDLESHQTIAEHVLSKLFSKFYFLNNAINPIIYSFLNISFRRRCVILVKKALFCRHFKFKFRRPMYDKAGSQKSSKSTKSNKSTKELNVVL; encoded by the coding sequence ATGGAATGGAATACATCCGACGACGTATCCATGGCGACCACGACCTTGTCCCCTGAGGAAATTGACGCGGCATTAAGTCACTATAATGAAGTGCAGGCGCTCCGATATTTCCCAGTGTTTGCTTTTCTGGTAATTGTTATGGTTGTTGGGACGATTGGAAATGGCCTTGTTTTGTTCGTTTATTGCAAACGCTTCAGAAAAACCTCCTCCAACTATTTTATTGTTGCGATGGCGGTGTTTGACATGTTGGCCTGTCTAATTGGCCTCCCAACAGAGATATATGACCTTTGGTTCTCCTACACATTCTACAGCGAAGCAGTTTGTAAGATATTCAGATACACGGAGGCGGTTGTTGTATACGGGTCTGCGATCATTTTGGTGGAGATCGCTTTTGACAGATACTTTAAGATATGTAAGCCATTGATGTTGATTGAGTTGTACAAGATTAAATCAATGTGTATTGGAGCCGGAATCGCCGCAGTTCTCATAGCAATCCCAGCCCTTATTCTGTATGGAATCTCCCGAACAGAAACGCCAGATGGACGAATTCAAGGATTCGACTGTTCCATTGCGGAGGCATATCGTAAACAATCTTTCTCCCAGATATATTACCTAATGCTGGGGGCGGTTTTCGTTATCACAGTAACTGTACTGACCATCCTATACGTGCGTATCTATATTGAGATCAGAAAGCGGAAGAAACTTGTTATTGGAGATCAGGTCCAAAGACCGAGCAAGGAAGAAATCCAACTGAATGGAATGAACTCAAATGACCAAAAGACTAAGAAATTACGGGTTGTGCGCTACTGCTCTGAATATTCGGATGAGGACTCGGACCTAGCAGCGAGGACTGCGTTTCGGCCTACTCTTCAAACGCTTGCTGAAGCCATCACCAAGTTCCGCGTCACAAGGACCACGATAGTATTATTCGCTGTCACTGTGGCGTTTATTATCAGTTACCTTCCCGgaattataattatgatctGTCGCTCAGCCATTCAGGACTTGGAGAGCCATCAGACAATTGCTGAACATGTTCTCAGCAAgcttttttccaaattttactTTCTCAACAATGCCATTAATCCGATTATCTATAGCTTCTTAAACATCAGTTTTCGTAGACGGTGTGTTATTTTGGTAAAGAAGGCACTCTTTTGTCGGCATTTTAAGTTCAAGTTCCGACGACCAATGTACGACAAAGCAGGGTCCCAGAAAAGCTCCAAAAGCACCAAAAGTAACAAAAGTACCAAAGAGCTAAACGTAGTTTTGTAA
- the LOC128218363 gene encoding uncharacterized protein LOC128218363: MALPNGNMEIVFSFDTTGSMSSCLNEVRGRVSDMAQRLQADIPGIKIGIFAHGDYCDKHNYITKHVDLTTDITKLMDFVQNVKPTGGGDSDECYELVLHEVRTKLSWTPGTQRALVMIGDCNPHEPNYPQNKLKLDWRKEADALAGIGVRIYSVQCASYGADHFYGDIAKRTGGQHLKLSDFKNVFDFLMTVCYREKSDDLFTSYEKEVRARCGKVNKDIDKLFGDLRDKAPMDTDSAMSSKSDKPLTKAKKILTAKAVMAKKTSVTKVKTPPKRLRRPKSSANKFADKNLPKLRRENVPENNFLMRQLNWSPWKLAMSTNKIDGGACVSRKAGGFRVKELFSGKTKVPAIYEVAIQPKYRCRKYVVFRKMCRRGFRIEKRWERNIFSGRNIQQQLSKCLQNNCKVFMRRLLLDNDKVTTAVRRYVTRYDYAWKNGRSSITEQREVTRAGVQISI; the protein is encoded by the coding sequence ATGGCTCTACCAAACGGTAACATGGAGATCGTGTTTTCATTCGACACGACGGGAAGTATGTCCAGCTGCCTCAATGAAGTTCGAGGGCGTGTATCGGACATGGCACAAAGGCTGCAGGCTGACATCCCCGGTATAAAGATCGGCATCTTCGCGCACGGCGATTATTGCGACAAGCATAACTACATTACGAAACACGTTGATCTCACAACTGACATTACAAAACTCATGGATTTCGTGCAAAATGTGAAACCCACGGGTGGTGGCGACAGCGATGAGTGCTATGAGCTTGTCCTTCACGAGGTTCGCACCAAATTGTCCTGGACGCCGGGCACACAGAGGGCACTCGTCATGATTGGCGACTGTAACCCCCACGAGCCAAACTATCCACAAAACAAGCTGAAACTGGACTGGAGGAAAGAGGCAGATGCTCTTGCTGGCATTGGCGTTCGCATTTACAGTGTCCAGTGCGCAAGCTACGGCGCTGACCATTTCTACGGCGATATTGCTAAACGCACTGGAGGTCAGCATTTGAAGCTCAGCGACTTCAAGAATGTGTTCGACTTTTTGATGACCGTTTGCTATCGTGAGAAGAGTGACGATCTGTTCACTTCCTATGAGAAGGAGGTTCGCGCTCGATGCGGGAAAGTCAACAAAGACATTGATAAGCTATTCGGTGACTTGAGGGACAAGGCCCCAATGGACACTGATTCAGCCATGTCATCAAAGTCTGACAAGCCACTCACTAAAGCCAAGAAAATTTTGACAGCAAAGGCTGTGATGGCAAAGAAAACTTCTGTAACAAAAGTCAAGACCCCACCTAAACGCCTAAGGAGACCCAAAAGTAGTGCCAATAAATTCGCTGATAAAAATCTCCCAAAACTGCGACGCGAAAACGTTCCCGAAAACAATTTCCTGATGAGGCAACTAAATTGGAGTCCCTGGAAATTGGCGATGTCCACAAACAAGATCGACGGAGGAGCCTGCGTTTCAAGAAAAGCTGGTGGCTTCCGAGTTAAAGAATTGTTTAGCGGCAAAACCAAAGTCCCTGCTATCTATGAGGTTGCTATTCAGCCAAAGTACCGCTGCAGGAAGTATGTGGTATTCAGAAAAATGTGTCGCCGAGGATTTCGTATTGAAAAAAGATGGGAGCGAAACATCTTTTCCGGACGCAACATTCAGCAGCAACTGTCTAAGTGTCTGCAGAACAATTGTAAAGTATTCATGAGAAGGCTGCTTCTTGACAATGACAAGGTCACGACAGCGGTGAGAAGATACGTTACCAGATACGACTATGCCTGGAAGAATGGACGGTCGAGTATCACTGAGCAACGGGAAGTCACAAGGGCAGGGGTGCagatttccatttaa
- the LOC128216160 gene encoding succinate-semialdehyde dehydrogenase, mitochondrial-like, translating to MCQVRRMQASNPVPRLPAACLQPVPRLPTADLQSCVKVTGCRPAILCQGYRLHTCNPVSRLPTADLKSCAKATGCRPAILCQVFNPSTEEVVGSVANMGCREAEDAVSKAYSAFQTWKATTAKGRSDLLKKAYQLVMKNKEKLARIITLENGKPYRESLGEVAFGSSYIEWYAEECRRVQGTVISSPSQSKRMMTIKQPIGVCALITPWNFPLTMVTRKACAALSVGCTVVLKPSEETPLTALTLAELFREAGLPEGVFNVVTCDRDGAADIGGTLCESPLVSLLSFTGSSAVGKILLNQASGTVKRCHMELGGNAPFIVMSSADLDDAVKGALDAKFRNTGQTCICPNRFLVQEDVHDEFVKRLNIAMEKQLVTGDGFAVGTTQGPLINAKAVDKVDDYVKDAVSKGAKLVRGGTRSSSGTKFYPSTVLTGVTLDMRCMHEEIFGPIIAIYRFKTEEEAIRIANATSYGLAGYAYTTDSKQQWRMAEALDFGIVGLNEGLVSTAESPHGGFKESGIGREGGIGIGLDDFLEVKYVCIGGL from the exons ATGTGTCAAGTTCGACGGATGCAGGCGTCCAATCCAGTGCCAAGGTTACCGGCTGCATGCCTGCAACCTGTGCCAAGGTTACCGACTGCAGATCTGCAATCCTGTGTCAAGGTTACCGGCTGCAGACCTGCAATCCTGTGTCAAGGTTACCGACTGCACACCTGCAATCCTGTGTCAAGGTTACCGACTGCAGACCTGAAATCCTGTGCCAAGGCTACTGGCTGCAGACCTGCAATCCTGTGTCAAG TCTTCAACCCATCAACGGAGGAGGTGGTAGGATCAGTGGCTAACATGGGTTGCCGGGAGGCGGAGGACGCCGTATCTAAAGCATACTCGGCCTTTCAGACATGGAAGGCAACGACTGCAAAG GGAAGAAGTGACCTTCTCAAGAAAGCCTACCAGTTGGtcatgaaaaacaaagaaaaacttGCCAGGATTATTACGCTAGAAAAT GGGAAGCCATATCGTGAATCCCTCGGCGAGGTGGCTTTTGGGTCAAGCTACATAGAATGGTACGCCGAGGAATGTAGAAGGGTCCAGGGAACTGTCATTTCTAGCCccagccaatcaaaacggatgATGACCATAAAACAGCCAATAGGAGTGTGCGCTCTCATTACACCA TGGAACTTCCCTCTCACCATGGTGACTCGGAAGGCGTGTGCAGCCTTGTCTGTTGGATGTACGGTTGTCCTGAAGCCATCAGAGGAGACGCCGCTCACTGCTCTGACACTGGCCgag CTGTTTCGTGAGGCGGGCCTCCCCGAGGGCGTGTTTAACGTTGTCACGTGTGACAGGGACGGTGCCGCGGATATAGGCGGGACTCTGTGTGAGAGCCCTCTCGTGTCGCTCTTGTCATTCACGGGCTCGTCCGCTGTTGGAAag ATTCTCCTCAATCAAGCTTCCGGTACGGTGAAGAGGTGTCACATGGAGCTTGGAGGGAACGCCCCCTTTATCGTGATGAGTTCTGCCGACCTTGATGATGCTGTCAAAGGGGCACTAGATGCTAAGTTTAGAAACACGGGCCAG ACATGCATTTGTCCAAACCGCTTTCTTGTCCAAGAAGACGTTCATGACGAGTTTGTGAAACGCCTTAATATCGCCATGGAGAAGCAGCTTGTTACCGGGGATGGATTTGCAGTTGGAACAACGCAAGGACCTTTGATCAACGCAAAAGCTGTTGATAAA GTTGACGACTATGTGAAAGATGCTGTTTCTAAGGGAGCCAAGTTGGTAAGAGGTGGGACACGAAGCTCATCTGGCACTAAATTCTACCCTTCCACCGTCTTAACGGGGGTCACTCTGGACATGAGGTGCATGCACGAGGAGATCTTCGGACCAATCATTGCAATTTACAG ATTTAAGACAGAAGAAGAAGCCATTCGAATAGCCAATGCCACCAGCTATGGATTGGCAG GTTATGCGTACACAACAGACAGTAAACAACAGTGGCGGATGGCGGAAGCTCTAGATTTTGGAATTGTGGGATTGAATGAAGGCCTAGTTTCGACCGCAGAGTCACCCCATGGGGGATTTAAGGAATCTGGCATAGGGAGAGAAGGGGGGATCGGGATAGGCTTAGACGATTTCCTTGAGGTGAAGTATGTGTGCATTGGTGGACTGTAG
- the LOC128218272 gene encoding neuromedin-U receptor 1-like isoform X1, whose translation MEWLSYVSWSDNNDTDAMEWNTSDDVSMATTTLSPEEIDAALSHYNEVQALRYFPVFAFLVIVMVVGTIGNGLVLFVYCKRFRKTSSNYFIVAMAVFDMLACLIGLPTEIYDLWFSYTFYSEAVCKIFRYTEAVVVYGSAIILVEIAFDRYFKICKPLMLIELYKIKSMCIGAGIAAVLIAIPALILYGISRTETPDGRIQGFDCSIAEAYRKQSFSQIYYLMLGAVFVITVTVLTILYVRIYIEIRKRKKLVIGDQVQRPSKEEIQLNGMNSNDQKTKKLRVVRYCSEYSDEDSDLAARTAFRPTLQTLAEAITKFRVTRTTIVLFAVTVAFIISYLPGIIIMICRSAIQDLESHQTIAEHVLSKLFSKFYFLNNAINPIIYSFLNISFRRRCVILVKKALFCRHFKFKFRRPMYDKAGSQKSSKSTKSNKSTKELNVVL comes from the coding sequence CGACAACAACGACACAGATGCAATGGAATGGAATACATCCGACGACGTATCCATGGCGACCACGACCTTGTCCCCTGAGGAAATTGACGCGGCATTAAGTCACTATAATGAAGTGCAGGCGCTCCGATATTTCCCAGTGTTTGCTTTTCTGGTAATTGTTATGGTTGTTGGGACGATTGGAAATGGCCTTGTTTTGTTCGTTTATTGCAAACGCTTCAGAAAAACCTCCTCCAACTATTTTATTGTTGCGATGGCGGTGTTTGACATGTTGGCCTGTCTAATTGGCCTCCCAACAGAGATATATGACCTTTGGTTCTCCTACACATTCTACAGCGAAGCAGTTTGTAAGATATTCAGATACACGGAGGCGGTTGTTGTATACGGGTCTGCGATCATTTTGGTGGAGATCGCTTTTGACAGATACTTTAAGATATGTAAGCCATTGATGTTGATTGAGTTGTACAAGATTAAATCAATGTGTATTGGAGCCGGAATCGCCGCAGTTCTCATAGCAATCCCAGCCCTTATTCTGTATGGAATCTCCCGAACAGAAACGCCAGATGGACGAATTCAAGGATTCGACTGTTCCATTGCGGAGGCATATCGTAAACAATCTTTCTCCCAGATATATTACCTAATGCTGGGGGCGGTTTTCGTTATCACAGTAACTGTACTGACCATCCTATACGTGCGTATCTATATTGAGATCAGAAAGCGGAAGAAACTTGTTATTGGAGATCAGGTCCAAAGACCGAGCAAGGAAGAAATCCAACTGAATGGAATGAACTCAAATGACCAAAAGACTAAGAAATTACGGGTTGTGCGCTACTGCTCTGAATATTCGGATGAGGACTCGGACCTAGCAGCGAGGACTGCGTTTCGGCCTACTCTTCAAACGCTTGCTGAAGCCATCACCAAGTTCCGCGTCACAAGGACCACGATAGTATTATTCGCTGTCACTGTGGCGTTTATTATCAGTTACCTTCCCGgaattataattatgatctGTCGCTCAGCCATTCAGGACTTGGAGAGCCATCAGACAATTGCTGAACATGTTCTCAGCAAgcttttttccaaattttactTTCTCAACAATGCCATTAATCCGATTATCTATAGCTTCTTAAACATCAGTTTTCGTAGACGGTGTGTTATTTTGGTAAAGAAGGCACTCTTTTGTCGGCATTTTAAGTTCAAGTTCCGACGACCAATGTACGACAAAGCAGGGTCCCAGAAAAGCTCCAAAAGCACCAAAAGTAACAAAAGTACCAAAGAGCTAAACGTAGTTTTGTAA